A region from the Armatimonadota bacterium genome encodes:
- a CDS encoding FCD domain-containing protein, translating to MQRISDEVARRLVQQIRSGAFERHRRLPSERRLAQTFGVSLASLREAVRSLEAMGLVSVQHGRGVFLRQAQAGDGVWHRWMTWIVEHGPSLLDLLEVRAAIETKSADLAARHATPQHCARLEEILAQAERLVKTSAADSAALHAAYVQLDLEFHRAIAEAGGNAVLRQLVESLGSALRGSREATVALPGRIRRSIREHRRIAAAIRRRTPSAARQAMEAHVRRVIEEVRRLPALSGGGTTRGTGRGAARRGHR from the coding sequence GTGCAGCGCATCTCAGACGAGGTGGCCAGACGCCTCGTGCAGCAGATCCGCAGCGGGGCGTTCGAGCGCCACCGCCGGCTGCCTTCGGAGCGCCGGCTGGCGCAGACCTTCGGGGTCAGCCTGGCGTCGCTGCGCGAGGCTGTGCGCAGCCTTGAGGCCATGGGCCTGGTCTCCGTCCAGCATGGCCGCGGGGTGTTCCTGCGACAGGCCCAGGCGGGGGACGGCGTCTGGCACCGCTGGATGACGTGGATCGTCGAACACGGTCCCTCGCTGCTTGACCTGCTGGAGGTGCGCGCGGCGATCGAAACAAAGTCCGCCGATCTCGCCGCGCGGCATGCCACTCCGCAGCACTGCGCCCGGTTGGAGGAGATTCTTGCCCAGGCCGAGCGGCTCGTGAAGACGTCCGCGGCGGACAGCGCCGCGCTCCACGCCGCCTACGTGCAGCTTGACCTGGAATTCCACCGCGCCATCGCCGAGGCCGGCGGTAATGCCGTGCTGCGACAGCTCGTGGAGAGCCTTGGCTCGGCCCTGCGCGGCAGCCGGGAGGCTACGGTAGCCCTGCCGGGTCGGATCCGCCGATCCATCCGGGAGCATCGCCGGATTGCCGCGGCCATCCGCCGGCGCACCCCCTCCGCCGCGCGGCAGGCGATGGAGGCCCACGTCCGGAGGGTGATCGAAGAGGTGCGCCGCCTCCCCGCTCTCTCCGGCGGCGGAACGACGCGCGGGACGGGACGCGGCGCGGCGCGGAGGGGACACCGGTGA